The following are encoded in a window of Roseivirga misakiensis genomic DNA:
- a CDS encoding hybrid sensor histidine kinase/response regulator: protein MEFFKTHFKYLPFFLFGLLLCHSTDSKGQVYNYQLSEAANAVLRLLATDVTGVQLVETMEKLKNQKWSQLYLKTKNRLDGVSEDDKLELALNMQLGRISSKSYGLGNSYQYFTRALFLAEKLEDQKSIAIASYEIGNIIRLGTINDRPFEDYFQKAIDIFDALDDPLGKSYMLYAKMILEKDSAIKLRYAEEAITLLERNLESTDTLMMESLAKHYNVAGSYQTEELKVQRFQEGLRIAKAIGIEINAAYILNNVGFYYASKQAYDQAIPYHLEALDLAVLAGGNGLAANALNNLSICYSGKGLHKEALDFYKGVFYIQSDLNSNTYFKNIAELEVTHEVDRIELQNQLLQSEHKLQNRQKWVFVTLSLLLLLIIGFVFWSRRRVAKANEKLLALDKVKTRFFANISHELRTPLTLINAPIESLMHNEKINDPEVLEVLETATRNGESLRSLIEEILDLAKLDGGKLELVENPVRLNNFLELLLSDYSVGFSNKSIRFQYDFRLNPDLAILMDEKRCTKVINNLLSNALKFTPEGGEIKVNVDKDKSGDFVNISVSDTGVGIHPEDLPHIFNRYFQSGQPGKKAEGGTGIGLALAKELAELHNGSLRVESQLAKGTEFIFSLPFKEVKEETVTSLFAIEDQNLRDALQKTVIRYKEQFKVEKPTLLVTEDHSEMRAFIAKTLTPYFEIHQAENGKVALDILKQQQIDIVISDVMMPIMDGFELLEEIKKDEALHQVSLIMLTARADHEDKLYALTLGIDDYLTKPFNASEFLARIKNILENRIKIFRSLAMNKQSDINDFIAQYDLVEREVEVLSLLSRRYSNPQIAEELSISRNTVKFHLKNIFLKLEISSRAEAEDMVKSYLK, encoded by the coding sequence ATGGAATTCTTTAAAACACATTTCAAATACCTACCATTTTTTCTTTTTGGTCTTCTCCTGTGTCATTCAACCGATTCAAAAGGACAAGTCTATAATTATCAACTATCGGAAGCAGCAAATGCTGTTCTAAGACTGCTTGCAACAGATGTGACTGGGGTTCAATTGGTAGAAACGATGGAGAAGCTGAAAAATCAGAAATGGAGTCAGTTGTATTTGAAAACTAAAAACCGATTGGATGGTGTTTCGGAAGATGATAAGCTTGAATTGGCTCTGAATATGCAACTAGGTCGTATATCAAGTAAGAGTTACGGATTGGGAAATAGCTATCAGTACTTTACAAGAGCGCTGTTTCTAGCGGAGAAACTGGAAGACCAAAAAAGCATTGCAATTGCTTCTTATGAAATTGGTAACATTATTCGTTTGGGGACAATCAATGATCGCCCATTCGAAGACTATTTTCAGAAAGCGATTGATATTTTCGATGCCTTGGATGATCCATTAGGAAAGTCGTACATGCTGTACGCAAAAATGATACTCGAAAAGGATAGCGCGATCAAGTTGAGGTATGCCGAAGAGGCGATCACATTGTTAGAGAGAAACCTGGAATCGACGGATACGCTGATGATGGAATCTCTGGCCAAACATTATAATGTAGCAGGTAGCTATCAAACCGAAGAGCTGAAAGTCCAAAGGTTTCAGGAAGGACTGAGAATAGCCAAAGCTATCGGAATCGAGATAAATGCAGCTTATATTCTAAATAATGTAGGATTTTATTATGCCTCAAAACAAGCTTATGATCAAGCCATTCCTTATCATTTGGAAGCATTAGATTTGGCTGTTCTAGCCGGTGGCAATGGACTTGCAGCCAACGCTTTAAATAATCTTTCCATCTGCTATAGTGGTAAGGGATTGCATAAAGAAGCCTTGGACTTTTATAAAGGTGTCTTCTATATACAATCGGACCTTAATAGTAATACTTACTTCAAAAACATAGCGGAATTGGAAGTGACACACGAAGTGGACCGAATAGAGCTTCAAAACCAGTTGCTACAAAGCGAGCATAAGCTTCAAAATCGGCAAAAGTGGGTTTTCGTTACCCTTTCGCTTTTATTACTTCTAATAATCGGTTTTGTCTTCTGGAGTAGAAGAAGAGTGGCTAAAGCCAATGAAAAACTTCTAGCGCTGGACAAAGTCAAGACGAGATTTTTCGCCAATATATCGCACGAATTGAGAACTCCTTTAACACTGATCAACGCGCCTATTGAATCACTGATGCATAATGAGAAAATTAACGATCCGGAAGTACTAGAGGTACTAGAAACGGCAACTCGAAATGGGGAGAGTTTACGCTCTCTGATTGAAGAAATTCTTGATTTGGCAAAGTTGGACGGGGGTAAACTCGAGTTGGTTGAGAATCCTGTGCGACTCAATAATTTTTTAGAACTACTTTTATCCGACTATTCAGTGGGGTTTTCTAACAAATCCATTCGGTTTCAATACGATTTTCGGTTAAACCCAGATCTAGCCATTTTGATGGATGAAAAACGGTGTACAAAAGTTATCAATAATCTTTTGTCTAATGCATTGAAGTTTACACCTGAAGGAGGAGAAATTAAGGTGAATGTTGATAAAGATAAATCAGGTGATTTTGTAAATATTAGTGTTTCGGATACCGGTGTCGGGATTCACCCTGAAGATTTGCCGCATATATTCAATAGGTACTTTCAATCTGGACAGCCCGGCAAAAAAGCGGAAGGTGGTACGGGGATTGGTCTTGCATTAGCTAAGGAACTAGCTGAGTTGCACAATGGGAGTTTAAGGGTGGAAAGTCAGTTAGCAAAAGGAACCGAATTCATCTTCTCACTACCATTTAAGGAGGTTAAGGAAGAAACCGTCACTTCACTATTTGCAATAGAAGATCAAAACTTACGAGACGCTCTTCAAAAAACGGTAATTCGGTATAAAGAGCAGTTTAAAGTAGAAAAGCCTACATTATTGGTAACGGAGGATCATTCTGAGATGAGGGCTTTTATCGCTAAAACCCTGACTCCATATTTTGAAATCCACCAGGCCGAGAATGGAAAAGTGGCGCTTGATATTTTAAAACAGCAGCAGATAGATATTGTCATCTCAGATGTCATGATGCCGATAATGGATGGTTTTGAATTGCTAGAAGAGATTAAGAAAGATGAAGCCTTGCATCAAGTCTCACTGATCATGCTAACTGCGCGTGCTGATCATGAAGATAAATTGTACGCGCTAACCTTGGGCATTGACGATTACTTAACTAAACCATTTAATGCCTCGGAATTTCTGGCAAGGATTAAAAACATTCTTGAGAATAGAATAAAAATTTTCCGTAGCCTGGCAATGAATAAGCAGTCTGACATAAATGATTTCATTGCTCAATATGACCTAGTAGAACGCGAAGTAGAAGTGCTATCTCTTCTATCAAGAAGATACTCAAACCCCCAAATAGCTGAAGAGCTTTCTATTTCGAGAAATACCGTCAAATTTCACCTCAAAAATATTTTCCTGAAACTGGAAATTTCATCACGTGCTGAGGCAGAAGATATGGTTAAGTCCTATCTCAAATAG
- a CDS encoding helix-turn-helix domain-containing protein yields MDELLKLSTHLVNMKCILKRLALLFLYLTLGFESYGQNKFIDSLGNLSYYELDTYFLKTTVDTINDQHYGKAYLKKAKNENDIERIAYAYFNLSRSSNVRNAILYCDSAIFFSRELQNHEYLPASPYSQKATIYFELGDYEKALDDFLSALFYAKRGGNRRVELHVRANIATLKMITRNYKEALSQYKEYVDFIEENGFVDQGLIITNSIYQLANAYFRNDILDSTDLIISKGYPMAVSTNDTTLLAYFTLLSGANAFKKGNYQVAIDSLLIGKTLINEQYFRIDEFNAYANLYLGKSKMRLNDEMLGINYLEQVDNYVQNALPAEYDFLAIYELLINHHKDKGDLDKQLKYINHYIKADSVFRTKQGILENGITSGFEIANIYDQRGQLIKLLKNKNERSRRYLFVLIVIASIVLIILLYSLRLNRINKKKFKAIIDQIEEEKREQELLVSDTKANRPPNSGLSVELINEILRKLEVFEERDQFLENHTLPSLAKELNTNSTYLSKVINTYKSTNFSNYLNELRIKYSIKRLHEDRRFRMYTIEAIAKESGYNTAQSFSKAFQKKTRLKPSYFIQQLNAQKE; encoded by the coding sequence ATGGACGAGTTATTAAAATTGAGTACCCATTTAGTTAATATGAAATGTATACTGAAAAGGTTGGCTTTATTATTTCTTTATTTGACTCTAGGTTTTGAGTCTTATGGCCAAAACAAATTCATAGATTCACTAGGCAACTTGTCCTATTATGAGCTAGATACTTACTTTCTTAAGACAACTGTAGACACTATCAATGATCAGCACTATGGTAAGGCTTATTTAAAAAAGGCAAAAAACGAGAATGACATTGAACGGATCGCTTACGCTTATTTCAACCTTTCCAGATCATCCAATGTCCGAAATGCTATTCTTTATTGCGACTCTGCAATTTTCTTCAGCCGAGAGCTTCAAAACCATGAATACCTTCCAGCATCTCCTTATTCTCAAAAGGCAACTATATACTTCGAATTGGGAGATTATGAAAAAGCCCTCGATGATTTCCTTTCTGCCCTTTTTTATGCAAAAAGAGGAGGAAACAGGCGGGTAGAATTACATGTAAGAGCAAACATAGCTACGCTAAAAATGATAACGCGCAATTACAAAGAAGCGCTATCGCAGTACAAAGAATATGTAGATTTCATTGAAGAGAATGGTTTTGTTGATCAAGGTTTAATCATAACAAATAGTATCTATCAACTTGCAAATGCATACTTCAGAAATGACATATTGGATTCCACTGATTTGATTATTTCCAAAGGGTATCCTATGGCGGTCAGTACCAATGACACCACTTTGCTGGCGTACTTTACACTTTTGTCAGGCGCGAATGCTTTTAAAAAAGGAAATTACCAAGTTGCTATAGATAGTCTTTTAATTGGCAAAACCCTTATTAACGAGCAGTATTTTAGAATTGATGAATTCAATGCTTACGCAAACCTTTATTTGGGCAAGAGCAAAATGAGATTAAATGATGAAATGTTGGGCATTAACTATTTGGAACAAGTGGATAACTACGTACAAAACGCCTTGCCTGCTGAATATGATTTTCTGGCTATCTACGAGCTTTTGATCAACCACCACAAAGACAAAGGTGATCTAGACAAACAGTTAAAATATATTAATCATTATATCAAAGCCGACAGTGTTTTCAGAACCAAACAAGGCATTCTTGAAAATGGCATCACATCTGGATTCGAAATTGCAAACATCTATGACCAAAGAGGTCAATTGATCAAATTATTAAAAAACAAGAATGAGCGATCGAGAAGATATCTTTTCGTGTTGATAGTTATAGCTAGCATAGTGTTGATCATATTACTTTACAGCCTTCGGTTAAATAGGATCAACAAAAAAAAGTTCAAGGCAATTATTGATCAGATAGAGGAGGAAAAACGAGAACAAGAACTTCTGGTATCTGACACAAAAGCAAATCGCCCCCCTAATTCTGGATTATCAGTTGAGCTAATTAACGAGATATTAAGAAAACTAGAGGTATTCGAAGAAAGAGACCAGTTTCTAGAGAATCATACATTACCCTCTTTAGCCAAGGAATTGAATACTAACAGTACATATTTATCTAAAGTCATCAACACGTATAAGAGTACAAATTTTTCGAACTACTTGAATGAACTTAGGATTAAATATTCCATTAAAAGGCTTCACGAAGATCGCAGGTTCAGGATGTACACAATAGAAGCTATTGCGAAAGAATCAGGTTATAATACAGCACAATCATTCTCAAAAGCCTTTCAAAAAAAAACCAGACTCAAGCCTTCTTACTTTATACAACAATTGAATGCTCAAAAAGAATGA